One window of Sardina pilchardus chromosome 2, fSarPil1.1, whole genome shotgun sequence genomic DNA carries:
- the LOC134062500 gene encoding mitochondrial ubiquitin ligase activator of nfkb 1-A, protein MSDTFAAPFALLVGSSFAFSGLFYHLYQEKKKEIVKLKEIPKFQPDHHLLRILKASPQHRLQYVAVEGVVQPDAEPLVSQFVPKCFGVVQKVIVQEDWKVWNNITQRWSNKTVDRKVTNNAVPFSLASLGAYYTDILVKVQCPLDSSGDFLELVHQQKKRAQTGLVGAVLQGVSGEKPVSQDVREEMLRVGTPLTAFGEVVLEYGDAVRIQPPRDGRTYVLTVGDHRSFIERHESTAGWWRALSAFCGITGSAVLAGIIYDASKGRGGKRD, encoded by the exons ATGAGCGACACATTCGCTGCTCCCTTTGCACTGTTAGTAGGGTCCAGTTTCGCTTTCTCTGGATTGTTCTACCACTTGTACcaagaaaagaagaaggaaatAGTGAAACTTAAG GAGATACCGAAATTCCAACCAGATCATCACCTTCTTAGAATTCTAAAAGCATCTCCGCAACATCGACTACAGTATGTTGCAGTTGAGG GTGTGGTTCAACCTGATGCTGAGCCCTTGGTCAGCCAGTTTGTGCCTAAATGTTTTGGAGTTGTCCAGAAAGTTATTGTTCAGGAGGACTGGAAAGTGTGGAACAACATAACACAGAGATG GTCCAACAAGACAGTGGACCGGAAGGTGACCAACAACGCGGTCCCGTTCAGCTTGGCGAGTCTAGGCGCCTATTACACAGATATCCTTGTGAAGGTGCAGTGCCCACTGGACTCCTCGGGGGACTTCCTGGAGCTGGTGCACCAGCAGAAGAAGCGCGCCCAGACGGGCCTAGTGGGCGCCGTGCTGCAAGGCGTGAGCGGCGAGAAGCCCGTGAGCCAGGACGTGCGGGAGGAGATGCTGAGGGTCGGCACGCCACTCACCGCCTTTGGCGAGGTGGTCCTCGAGTACGGGGACGCGGTCCGGATACAGCCGCCCCGGGACGGCCGGACCTACGTGTTGACGGTGGGCGATCACCGCAGCTTCATAGAGAGGCACGAGAGCACGGCGGGCTGGTGGAGAGCGCTGTCGGCCTTCTGTGGCATCACCGGATCGGCCGTGCTGGCGGGGATCATCTACGACGCCAGCAAGGGACGCGGCGGCAAGAGGGACTAG